From the genome of Cytophagales bacterium WSM2-2:
ATTGTTTCGTAGTCGGTGAATGTCTTTTGGTCGCTACATTGGGTGAAGACAAAAAGTGCGACCAGGAATAAAATGACGGTGCTTTTCATTGGGCTGAATTTTGGGCTAAAGTACAGGAATTTTTGTGAGTGATTCATTAATCCTGAAGGGATATAGATAATTGCAAAGAGACATGCAATAAGAATTCAGGTCTGATGACGAAAGTCTCCAAGTTAGTTCAGATGTCCAGTGTAAAATTATAGCCAATACATCCAGTCGGAAAAAAATAGCACGCTAAACTCTAGTTCATGGCAAATACTTATTCACAAATCTACATTCACGTAATTTTTGCAGTCAAAGGCCGTGCAAATCTTATTCATCAGTCCTGGGAAGGGGAATTGTACAAATACATTACTGGTATAGTACAGAATAAAGAACAAAAAATGCTCGCCATCAATGGCATGCCTGACCATATTCATTTTCTGATTGGAATGAAGCCATCTTGTTGCTTATCAGATCTTGTACGAGAAGTAAAGAAGACTTCCAATGAGTTCATACGCGTGAAACGATTCGCCTCCAGTCCTTTTCAGTGGCAAGAAGGCTTTGGTGCGTTTTCATATAGTCATTCAAGCTTAAACCAGGTGAGTGCCTATATTTTAAATCAGAAGGAACATCATCGAAAGAAAACATTTCGTGAAGAATACAATGGATTGCTGGAGAAGTTCAAGGTCGAATATGATTCTAAACATTTGTTTGAATGGGTTTGATAAGTTGTTTAGGCCAACATACGACCCCGCTGGGGTCGAGGTTCGGGATTCATGATTTCATTGCTATAAACATACGATCCCGTTGGGATCGAGAATTCGTCACGTCAAAATCTTTTCCGTGAACCAAGACCCAGAGGGGTCAAATGTTTATAGAATAGAAAATTATGATATCGGTTTTCGACCCCAGACGGTCGCATATTTTTTGTTGAACAATCCATCAAAAGACAACATGCGACCCCTCCGGGGTCGGAATTTATTTTCCATCAATCATTGCTATAAACATATGATCCCGCTGGATCGAGAATTCGTTACGTCAAAATCTTCCGTGAGCACCCCAGAGGGTCAAATGTTTATAGAATAGAAAATTATGATATCGATTTTCGATCCCAGACGGGTCGCATATTTTTTGTTGAACAATCCATCAAAAGACAACATACGACCCCTCCGGGGTCGGAATTTATTTTCCATCAATCATTGCTATAAACATACGATCCCGCTGGGATCGAATTCGTCACGTCAAAATCTTTCCGTGAAGCAAGACCCCGGAGGGGATCAAATGTTTATAGAGAGAAATCATGATATCGATTTTCGATCCCGCTGGGATCGAGAATTCGTTACGTCAAAATCTTGCGCGTGAACTAGACCCCAGAGGGGTCAAATGTTTATAGAAAAGAAATCACCGAAACCAGATCCCGACCCCGGAGGGGTCGCATGTTGCATTCAGGGCAAAGCAAACACCGCAATAGATCATTTAAGTTAAAGGCCATGATCATGGAACCGATAACAACCAAAAGTTTTCACAAACGCGACAATAGTCAGTCAAAGTCCGATAATAGCTCACCAAAGTCTCTTAAAGTTTTTACAAACACGATAATAGTAACTCCAAGTGTCTTAAAGTATTTACAAATGCGATAGTAGTAGTTCCAAACACGATAATAGTTTCTCAATATGAGATAATAGTTTAGTAAGGTGCCTTAAAGTTTTTATAAGTGAGATAATAGTAAGCCGTGGTGAGATAATAGTACAGCATGATGGCTTAATGCACGATGGTGGTCAATAAATAGTAAGGCTTGACGAGATAATGCAGGTTCATGATGCTTGTTGCGACTGACTTGATGAGTTAATGCAAAATCCGGATGTCTGTTGAGACTGGCAGGTTGGCTCGATAGAAAAAACAAAAGGGCCGGAGGCGAGACTCCGACCCTATACTACACAGGAAAAACAGGTTTAGGTATTTACTGTCTTGAAATTGGTGAACTTGACCGTGTCAACACGCTTATGGTTCTGGGTGTTTTTAGCGAAGGCGGACTGTATATATACTTTCACCGCATTGCCTACCGCTACCAGGCCTGTCTTCTCTTCGTACAGATTTTTGTCTCTGATTGCGCGGGAGCCGCGCTCTGCCACGAGACTGGTCATGACGGCATCGTGCACCGTCTGCATTTTGATCTGGAAAGTTCTTAACGCCATTATTTTCAAAAAAGGCTCATTAGGATCGTACGATGGTTCTTTGCTGACAGCCGTAACGAGGCCTGTGAATGTCTCGATCAGTTTTACACGGCTTTGATGTGATGTTGAAATGCTTCTGGGCTTTTTCCCATCTGTAGATGTCTCGCCTTTCTTTTTCTTGGGCTTCGGCTTGGGAAGAAACCTGCGATACCATCCCATGGCGGTCTCAACCACTTCTTCTGTGGCGTCTGATGATTTGAGGGCCCCGATGACCTGTGGCGCCAACAACTTGAGCTCGTTAAAGACGATCTCGCAGTCGTCTACATTTTTTTGGTACTTCCCTTTCAAATCAGCCCACGCCATCATGGCATTGTTGGTGTTGCTGATAACACCATTTAAGTAGCTGATTTGCAGTATCGCCTTCTTGGGCTGATAGCCGGCTCCAAGGTCAACACAAATACTTAGTAGCTCTTTAAAGGCGGCTATGTTCTTGACGTTACCGGTTTCTGATGTACTGGCCATAGTAATTAGATTTAGATTAGACATGAGTAATTCAATGGCCTGAATTAAGGGGAATGAAGACGGAACTAACTCAGGAGTTTACTGGGTAGTGGGAAGGACTTAGTGGAAGTGGGGAGGGACTTATTGGTTTTTTAACCGCAGAGATCGCAGAGGTGCGCAGAGGAAATGCAATCGGAGAATATAGATTAACAGCAGCGAAATGTCAGGGAGAGAAACTGCTTTCGCACTTCCGTATTGAAATGCAAAAATTAACCGCAGAGGGCACAGAGGTGCGCAGAGTACAAATAGAATACAAGTATTCTCAGCGCACTTTCGTGTCTTCTGTGGTTAAAGCATCGGTATGTATTGAAATGCAATTAACCGCAGAGTACGCAGAGGTTCGCAGAGTATAAATGGAATACCGCATGTCTCTGCGCACCTCCGCGCCCTCTGCGGTTAATCTTTATTCTCCGATTGCATTCGCTCCGCAGTTAAGTGCAATTACTTCCCTTTCTTCCCCTCTACCCACTTATTGATTTGTTCATCGATAAAATTCAGTGGCACTGTTCCGTTCTTGAGGCATTCGTCATGGAAAGACTTGAGGTCGAAGTTATTGCCCAGTGCTTCTTGTGCTCTGCTTCGCAGGTTTTTGAAATACATTTCGCCTACGCCATAGGTCGTCATCTGGCCGGGCCACACCGATATACGGTCAACATAGTTCTCGGCACGACCCCGCGTCATGTCCGCCTGGTTTTGCATCGTAAACTCTATTGCCTGTTCGCGCGTCCAGTTTTTAAAGTGTATGCCCGGGTCTACCACCATACCCGTTGGCAGGCCCATGTACATTGCCAGCGTATTTTTCTCCGATGAGTACAGCTTCATTTCGGCTGCGAGAGATTCCGTGTAGCGCGCCCACCCTTCTGCAAAGCCAGAGTTGCCTGCATACTTCGTCATCGGGTGCGACTGCGGTAGTTCCCTGCTGATGGCAATCTGAAGATGATGCCCGGGGTAGGTCTCGTGAAAAGCCGTGACCTCCAGCTCCCCACGCGTGCGCGTCTCCGGCTTGTAGGTCTGTTGTATGTATTTCGCAGGACGCTTGCCATCATCAGAGGCAGGCGAATAGCTCGAATATCCTGTCTTCTCTTCGAGTGGTGAAATAGCCTCCAGCACAATCTCCGCTTTCGGATTCAGACCGAAGTAGTTGGGGATTGCCAACTTCGCTTTGTCTATGGCAGCCTGCGCTACTTTCAACATTTCTTCTTTGCTTGTGAAATAATTGGTGCGGTCATTCCTGAATGCCTCTTTTATTTTAGCAATTTCATTCAACCCATATACCTTTTCTCCGATCTCTTTTATTTTCGTTTCGCGCGAGGCAATCGCTTTTTGTCCCCAGTCAAATACTTCTTCCGGGGTAGCCGAGAGGGTGGTGTTGCTTCTCAGGAAAGCCGCATAGCAATCATCACCGTTGGGTATTGACCGTATGGAAAGTTCTGTCCTTGCCTTGGGCATATATTCATTGGCCAGAAATGCCCGGTACGTCTTGATCTCCGGCATGATTTCATCCGAAATAATTTTCTTCAGCGACTCACGAAAGGCAGCATCCGTATCGCGTTTGGCAGGCAGGTAAAATACATTGTCTTCCAGCGGACTGGCGATCAGCTGATCCATTTGCGCCACCACTTGCTGTATGATGACCTTAGGCAGGGCATACCCCTGCTCCGCTCCTGCCTTATTATTTTGTAAATCATTGCGGATGAATTCCGGAATCTTATGCCACCGGTTGAGCGCTGCCGTGCGCGCCACCGCATCTCCCACCGGCTGGGCATCGCCTATGTACCTGAACCAGATATAAAATGCATCCAGGTGGTTCACGGTCCACAGATAAGATTTACACAGCCTCACCGCGGTAGCCGACTCCAGTGACTCTCTTAATATTTTGTATGTGATCAGGTCTTTGGCATTCAAACCGGATTGATCTATCAAAAGCACCTGGGCGAGAAGTGAATCTTCTGCGGCATAGTGTTTCTTTATT
Proteins encoded in this window:
- a CDS encoding transposase — its product is MANTYSQIYIHVIFAVKGRANLIHQSWEGELYKYITGIVQNKEQKMLAINGMPDHIHFLIGMKPSCCLSDLVREVKKTSNEFIRVKRFASSPFQWQEGFGAFSYSHSSLNQVSAYILNQKEHHRKKTFREEYNGLLEKFKVEYDSKHLFEWV